A single genomic interval of Camelina sativa cultivar DH55 chromosome 11, Cs, whole genome shotgun sequence harbors:
- the LOC104721736 gene encoding uncharacterized protein LOC104721736, translating to MKQSSWGCTIFIQLSLCLIVYVSLHLGHPFFSSNDVDNATPLDLYFISVAGGGFRPLHRQTHLLRLMEKAAETYKAKFVVSSSEHGEDDPLLQHASRVSSSLKIPWYTRKKGSGYSRERIAMPFNGSLDVVFVDIGSLQQDLLGGTLNGSTISQLKRLTRILKAADGDWRIVVGSDSLLTLRKEPKEFARTFYQIMTKYGVNLYISEKGCTSESLTCITVPNQSENRGLTSDSNKREMEDGFLLHRVSFSEFVTYTINSSGQVIDTRLVKQKGKETI from the exons atGAAGCAATCTTCATGGGGTTGTACAATCTTCATACAATTATCTCTCTGTCTCATCGTCTATGTGTCTCTGCATTTGGGTCACCCATTCTTCTCTAGTAACGACGTTGACAATGCCACACCTCTAGATCTTTATTTCATCTCCGTCGCCGGAGGAGGTTTCAGGCCTCTTCACCGCCAAACTCACCTTCTCCGATTG atggagaaagcTGCAGAAACTTACAAGGCAAAATTTGTGGTGAGCTCAAGTGAACATGGAGAAGATGACCCACTCCTGCAACAT GCTTCTCGAGTGTCTTCTTCACTGAAAATTCCATG GTACACTAGAAAGAAAGGATCTGGATATTCCAGAGAGCGCATCGCAATGCCTTTTAATGGATCCTTGGATGTTGTTTTCGTAGACATTGGCTCACTACAGCAG GATTTGCTCGGTGGAACATTGAATGGCTCTACGATCAGTCAATTGAAAAGGCTAACAAGGATTCTTAAAGCAGCAGATGGAGACTG GCGTATTGTTGTTGGATCAGACTCGTTACTCACTCTAAGGAAGGAGCCCAAGGAATTTGCAAGGACATTTTATCAAATCATGACCAAATATGGAGTG AACTTATATATAAGCGAAAAAGGCTGCACCAGCGAGAGCTTGACTTGCATTACGGTTCCTAATCAATCAGAGAACCGAGGTCTAACTTCTGATAGTAACAAGAG AGAAATGGAAGATGGGTTTCTTCTTCACAGAGTTAGCTTCTCAGAGTTT GTTACTTATACTATCAACTCATCAGGACAAGTCATTGACACAAGATTAGTTAAGCAGAAAGGCAAAGAGACCATCTAA